One part of the Musa acuminata AAA Group cultivar baxijiao chromosome BXJ1-5, Cavendish_Baxijiao_AAA, whole genome shotgun sequence genome encodes these proteins:
- the LOC135673096 gene encoding cyclin-dependent kinase C-2 — MAVAASGQLNLEETPSWGSRSVDCFEKLEQIGEGTYGQVYMARETRTGEIVALKKIRMDNEREGFPITAIREIKILKKLHHQNVIQLKEIVTSPGPEKDEQGKPDGNKYKGSIYMVFEYMDHDLTGLSDRPGMRFTVPQIKCYMRQLLTGLHYCHVNQVLHRDIKGSNLLIDNEGNLKLADFGLARSFSSDHNGNLTNRVITLWYRPPELLLGATKYGPAVDMWSVGCIFAELLHGKPILPGKNEPEQLSKIFELCGTPDEVNWPGVSKMPWYNNFKPSRPIKRRVRETFKHFDRHALELLERMLTLDPSQRVSAKDALDAEYFWTDPLPCDPKSLPKYESSHEFQTKKKRQQQRQQEETAKRQKLQHPQPHARLPPIQQTGQPHPQIRPGPSQPIHNAPPPMAAGPGHHYGKPRGPSGGPNRYPQGGNPSGGYNPNRGGQGGGYNSGPYSQPGRGPPPYAGGGMPGSGGPRGGSGSGYGVNAPNYPQGGPYGASGAGRGPNMSGNRNQQQYGGWQ; from the exons GCAGGTATACATGGCACGAGAAACAAGAACCGGGGAAATAGTGGCACTGAAGAAAATTAGAATGGACAACGAAAGAGAAGGG TTTCCAATAACAGCCATACGGGAAATAAAGATTCTAAAgaagcttcatcatcaaaatgttATTCAACTGAAAGAGATCGTGACCTCTCCAG GTCCCGAGAAGGATGAACAAGGAAAGCCAG ATGGTAACAAGTACAAAGGGAGCATCTATATGGTTTTTGAATACATGGACCATGATTTGACTGGCCTATCGGATCGTCCTGGGATGCGGTTTACAGTACCACAgattaag TGCTACATGAGGCAGCTGCTTACAGGTCTTCATTATTGTCATGTTAACCAAGTACTCCACCGTGACATTAAAG GATCTAATCTCCTAATTGATAATGAGGGGAACTTAAAACTTGCCGATTTTGGCCTTGCACGATCATTCTCAAGTGACCATAATGGAAACCTTACGAACCGTGTCATTACTTTGTGGTATAG ACCTCCAGAATTGCTGCTTGGGGCTACCAAGTATGGTCCTGCTGTTGATATGTGGTCCGTTGGTTGTATATTTGCAGAACTTCTTCATGGAAaaccaatcttgcctggaaagaaTGAG CCAGAGCAACTTTCTAAGATATTTGAACTTTGTGGAACCCCTGATGAAGTCAACTGGCCAGGTGTCTCCAAGATGCCTTGGTATAACAATTTCAAGCCTTCACGGCCTATAAAGAGACGTGTCAGGGAAACTTTCAAGCA TTTTGATCGTCATGCCTTGGAGTTACTTGAGAGGATGTTAACGCTTGATCCATCCCAG AGGGTATCTGCAAAGGATGCACTTGATGCAGAGTATTTCTGGACTGACCCCCTACCATGTGACCCGAAAAG CTTGCCAAAGTACGAGTCCTCGCATGAATTTCAGACCAAGAAAAAGCGCCAGCAGCAGCGACAGCAGGAGGAGACGGCAAAACGACAGAAGCTACAGCATCCACAGCCACATGCTCGCCTACCACCCATCCAGCAAACAGGGCAACCACACCCTCAGATCCGGCCTGGTCCAAGCCAGCCCATTCATAATGCTCCGCCGCCAATGGCAGCTGGTCCAGGCCACCATTATGGCAAACCTCGAGGACCCTCTGGAGGTCCTAACAGGTATCCGCAAGGTGGGAATCCAAGTGGTGGGTATAACCCGAATCGTGGAGGTCAAGGTGGCGGATACAACAGTGGTCCATATTCACAGCCAGGACGTGGACCGCCACCCTATGCTGGGGGTGGTATGCCTGGTTCTGGTGGTCCACGTGGTGGAAGTGGCAGCGGCTATGGAGTCAATGCTCCCAATTATCCCCAAGGTGGCCCTTACGGTGCTTCAGGTGCTGGCCGAGGTCCTAACATGAGTGGTAACCGCaacca